The following coding sequences are from one Clostridioides difficile ATCC 9689 = DSM 1296 window:
- the hpdB gene encoding 4-hydroxyphenylacetate decarboxylase large subunit, with translation MSQSKEDKIRSILEAKNIKSNFQNKENLSEFNEKKASKRAEDLLDVYYNTLSTADMEFPYWYNREYRKSDGDIPVVRRAKALKAAFSHMTPNIIPGEKIVMQKTRHYRGSFPMPWVSESFFVAQGEQMREEAKKLASNTADELTKFGSGGGNVTESFGNVVSIAGKFGMRKEEVPVLVKMAKEWVGKSVEDLGFHYEKMMPDYDLKENLMSTLICMFDSGYTLPQGREVINYFYPLNYGLDGIIEMAKECKKAVAGNASGDGLIGMDRLYFYEAVIQVIEGLQTWILNYAKHAKYLESIETDLEAKKEYSDLVEILEHIAHKQPRTFREALQLTYTIHIASVNEDAISGMSIGRFGQILYPWYEQDIEKGLITKEEVIELLELYRIKITCIDCFASAGVNGGVLSGNTFNTLSIGGLKEDGSTGANELEELLLEASMRCRTPQPSLTMLYDEKLPEDFLMKAAECTKLGSGYPAWVNNSNGTTFMMKQFADEGMTVEEARAFALGGCLETSPGCWKQLTLNGKTYSIAGGAGQSAGSGVHFIANPKILELVLMNGKDYRMNIQVFEPHNKPLDTYEEVIEVFKDYYKQAINVLERANNIELDIWRKFDTSIINSLLKPDCLDKGQHIGNMGYRYNATLNVETCGTVTMVNSFAALKKLVYDDKAFTIEEIKDAILNNFGFKDALEVGNYSMADQVKVDKTGKYDAIYKACLDAPKYGNNDLYADNILKNYEVWLSKVCEEAQSLYAKKMYPCQISVSTHGPQGAATLATPDGRLSGTTYSDGSVSAYAGTDKNGVYALFESATIWDQAVVQNSQMNLKLHPTTIKGQQGTKKLLDLTRSYLRKGGFHIQYNVVDSETLKDAQKNPDNYRQLMVRVAGFTQYWCELGKPIQDEVIARTEYEGV, from the coding sequence TATTAGATGTATATTATAATACATTATCTACTGCTGATATGGAATTTCCATATTGGTATAATAGAGAATATAGAAAATCAGATGGTGATATACCAGTAGTTAGAAGAGCTAAAGCTCTTAAAGCTGCTTTTTCACATATGACACCAAATATAATACCTGGTGAGAAAATAGTAATGCAAAAGACACGCCATTATAGAGGTTCTTTTCCAATGCCATGGGTAAGTGAAAGTTTCTTTGTTGCTCAAGGAGAACAAATGAGAGAAGAGGCAAAGAAATTAGCCAGTAACACAGCTGATGAACTTACAAAATTTGGGTCTGGTGGAGGAAATGTTACTGAAAGTTTTGGAAATGTCGTTTCAATAGCTGGTAAATTCGGAATGAGAAAAGAAGAAGTACCTGTACTTGTAAAAATGGCAAAGGAATGGGTTGGAAAGTCTGTTGAAGATTTAGGTTTTCACTATGAAAAAATGATGCCAGATTATGATTTAAAAGAAAACCTAATGAGTACACTTATATGCATGTTTGATTCGGGGTATACACTTCCTCAAGGTAGAGAAGTTATAAATTATTTTTATCCTTTAAATTATGGATTAGATGGAATTATAGAAATGGCAAAAGAATGTAAAAAGGCAGTTGCAGGAAATGCATCTGGAGATGGGCTTATTGGTATGGACCGTCTATATTTTTATGAGGCTGTTATTCAAGTTATTGAAGGATTACAAACTTGGATTTTAAATTATGCAAAACATGCAAAATATTTAGAAAGTATAGAGACAGATTTAGAAGCTAAAAAAGAATACTCAGATTTAGTGGAGATATTAGAACATATTGCACATAAACAACCTCGTACATTTAGGGAAGCTCTTCAGTTGACTTATACAATTCATATAGCATCAGTAAATGAGGATGCTATATCTGGTATGTCTATAGGACGTTTTGGTCAAATTTTATATCCTTGGTATGAACAAGATATAGAAAAAGGACTAATTACAAAAGAAGAGGTTATCGAATTATTAGAGCTTTATAGAATAAAAATCACTTGTATTGACTGTTTTGCTTCAGCGGGGGTAAATGGAGGAGTACTATCAGGTAATACATTTAATACTTTATCTATAGGTGGATTAAAAGAAGATGGTTCTACAGGAGCTAATGAACTAGAAGAGTTATTATTAGAAGCAAGTATGAGATGTAGAACTCCTCAACCTAGTTTAACTATGCTATATGATGAAAAGCTTCCAGAAGATTTCTTAATGAAAGCTGCTGAATGTACAAAGCTTGGTTCTGGTTATCCAGCATGGGTAAACAACTCAAATGGAACAACATTTATGATGAAACAATTTGCTGATGAAGGTATGACTGTTGAAGAAGCAAGAGCATTTGCATTAGGTGGATGTTTGGAAACGTCTCCAGGGTGTTGGAAACAGTTAACTTTAAACGGAAAAACGTACTCTATTGCAGGTGGAGCAGGTCAATCTGCTGGCTCTGGAGTTCACTTTATAGCTAATCCAAAAATTTTAGAACTTGTTCTTATGAATGGTAAAGACTATCGTATGAATATACAAGTATTTGAGCCTCATAATAAGCCATTAGATACTTATGAAGAAGTCATAGAAGTATTTAAAGATTATTATAAACAAGCAATAAATGTTTTAGAAAGAGCAAATAACATTGAGTTAGATATATGGAGAAAATTTGATACTTCTATAATAAATTCACTACTAAAGCCAGACTGTTTAGACAAAGGTCAACATATAGGAAATATGGGATATCGTTATAATGCAACATTAAACGTAGAAACTTGTGGTACTGTTACTATGGTCAATTCATTTGCAGCGCTTAAGAAACTTGTATATGATGACAAAGCATTTACAATAGAGGAAATTAAGGATGCCATATTAAATAATTTTGGATTTAAAGATGCATTAGAAGTAGGAAATTATTCTATGGCAGACCAAGTAAAAGTAGATAAGACTGGTAAATATGATGCTATTTATAAGGCCTGTCTTGATGCACCTAAATATGGAAATAATGATTTGTATGCAGATAATATTCTTAAAAACTATGAGGTATGGTTATCAAAAGTATGTGAAGAAGCACAATCTTTATATGCTAAGAAGATGTACCCTTGCCAAATATCTGTTTCTACACATGGGCCACAGGGAGCTGCTACCTTGGCTACTCCAGATGGTAGACTAAGTGGAACAACATATTCAGATGGTTCAGTCTCTGCATATGCAGGAACAGATAAAAATGGAGTATATGCATTATTTGAATCTGCAACTATTTGGGACCAAGCAGTAGTTCAAAATTCTCAGATGAATTTAAAACTTCATCCAACTACTATAAAAGGACAACAAGGAACTAAAAAATTATTAGATTTAACAAGAAGTTATTTAAGAAAAGGTGGGTTCCATATTCAATATAATGTTGTAGATTCAGAAACCTTAAAAGATGCACAAAAAAATCCTGACAATTATCGTCAATTAATGGTACGTGTTGCTGGGTTTACTCAATATTGGTGTGAATTAGGTAAACCAATACAAGATGAAGTAATTGCTAGAACAGAGTATGAAGGGGTGTAA
- the hpdC gene encoding 4-hydroxyphenylacetate decarboxylase small subunit, with the protein MRKHSDCMNFCAVDATKGICRLSKQMINLDDAACPEIKVMPKCKNCKNFVEANDEGIGKCVGLEKEDWVYSTLNAITCEGHVFNE; encoded by the coding sequence ATGAGAAAGCATAGTGATTGTATGAATTTTTGTGCAGTAGATGCAACCAAAGGAATTTGTAGATTATCAAAACAAATGATTAATTTAGATGATGCAGCATGTCCAGAGATAAAAGTAATGCCAAAATGTAAAAATTGTAAAAATTTTGTTGAAGCTAATGATGAAGGTATAGGCAAATGTGTTGGCCTAGAGAAAGAAGATTGGGTATATTCAACATTGAATGCAATTACTTGTGAAGGACATGTGTTTAATGAGTAG
- the hpdA gene encoding 4-hydroxyphenylacetate decarboxylase activase has translation MSSQKQLEGMIFDVQSFSVHDGPGCRTTVFLNGCPLSCKWCANPESWTVRPHMMFSELSCQYENGCTVCHGKCKNGALSFNLDNKPVIDWNICKDCESFECVNSCYYNAFKLCAKPYTVDELVQVIKRDSNNWRSNGGVTFSGGEPLLQHEFLHEVLLKCHEVNVHTAIETSACVSNEVFNKIFNDIDFAFIDIKHMDREKHKEQTGVYNDLILENISNLANSDWNGRLVLRVPVISGFNDSDENISDIISFMHKNNLVEINLLPFHRLGESKWTQLGKEYEYSDKGDVDEGHLEELQDIFLDNGIACYVGHETAF, from the coding sequence ATGAGTAGTCAAAAGCAATTAGAAGGCATGATTTTCGATGTACAAAGCTTTTCAGTTCATGATGGTCCAGGTTGTAGAACAACTGTATTTTTAAATGGATGTCCACTGAGTTGTAAATGGTGTGCAAATCCAGAAAGTTGGACTGTAAGACCACATATGATGTTTAGTGAATTATCTTGTCAATATGAAAATGGATGTACTGTATGTCATGGTAAGTGTAAAAATGGTGCATTGAGCTTTAATCTTGATAATAAGCCAGTTATAGATTGGAACATCTGTAAGGACTGTGAAAGTTTTGAATGCGTCAACTCATGTTATTATAATGCGTTTAAATTATGTGCAAAACCTTACACTGTAGATGAACTTGTGCAGGTAATTAAACGTGATTCTAACAATTGGAGAAGTAATGGAGGAGTAACATTTAGTGGAGGTGAGCCACTACTTCAGCATGAATTTTTACATGAAGTATTATTAAAGTGTCATGAGGTAAATGTACACACTGCCATTGAAACGAGTGCATGTGTATCAAATGAAGTTTTTAATAAAATATTTAACGATATTGATTTTGCATTTATTGATATAAAGCATATGGATAGAGAAAAACACAAAGAACAAACAGGTGTGTATAATGATTTAATATTAGAAAATATATCAAACCTTGCAAATTCTGATTGGAATGGAAGATTAGTACTTAGAGTACCAGTTATCTCTGGGTTTAATGATAGTGATGAAAATATAAGTGATATTATATCTTTTATGCACAAAAATAATTTGGTAGAAATTAATCTATTACCATTTCACAGATTAGGAGAATCAAAATGGACTCAATTAGGCAAGGAATATGAGTATTCTGATAAGGGTGATGTTGATGAAGGTCATCTTGAAGAATTACAAGATATATTTTTGGATAATGGTATAGCTTGTTATGTTGGTCATGAGACAGCTTTCTAA
- a CDS encoding CPBP family intramembrane glutamic endopeptidase gives MNKSWSNLIIKNKDRKVRSGWIIIAVMATFYILQYYLSMILVEIIRKILVATGDINLKTNYFSEYANWLNDVGLQIVFQILTDSLMIIIPIIVWRFIMKNPISEMGLHSYRIKKKEGYVGMLLGIFNCTVIFIITITIGGGHVTSWVPKISPLTVSWILVFILVAFAEEILNRGFFMAVLRRCKNIYFIMIVPSVIFGLIHIWNPDFTFLSVINIIIIGILFSYMFIKSSNIWMCIGYHFTWNVFQGIIYGMPVSGLQVPGIITTQITHGNLLNGGMFGIEGGILTTFVNLLSFIFVWYYYRDSKYDFVSDKVNVTNIKN, from the coding sequence ATGAACAAATCATGGAGCAACTTGATTATTAAGAATAAAGACAGAAAAGTACGTTCAGGGTGGATTATTATAGCTGTTATGGCTACCTTTTACATACTTCAGTATTATTTAAGCATGATACTTGTGGAAATAATAAGAAAAATCCTGGTTGCTACAGGTGACATTAATTTAAAAACAAACTATTTTTCAGAATATGCTAATTGGTTAAATGATGTTGGGTTACAGATTGTATTTCAAATTCTAACAGATTCACTTATGATTATTATTCCTATAATTGTATGGAGATTTATTATGAAAAATCCTATTAGTGAAATGGGATTACATTCTTATAGAATTAAGAAAAAAGAAGGATATGTAGGAATGTTATTAGGAATATTTAATTGTACAGTAATCTTTATTATAACAATAACAATTGGTGGTGGTCATGTTACTTCATGGGTACCAAAAATTTCACCTTTAACAGTTTCTTGGATACTGGTCTTTATTTTAGTTGCTTTTGCAGAAGAAATTTTAAATCGTGGTTTTTTTATGGCAGTTTTACGAAGATGTAAAAATATTTATTTTATAATGATTGTTCCATCTGTTATTTTTGGGTTGATTCATATATGGAATCCTGATTTTACTTTTTTGTCTGTAATTAATATTATAATTATTGGGATTCTTTTTTCATATATGTTTATAAAGTCGTCGAATATATGGATGTGTATAGGTTATCATTTTACATGGAATGTATTTCAGGGGATTATATATGGTATGCCTGTAAGTGGACTTCAGGTTCCAGGGATTATAACTACACAAATCACTCATGGTAATCTATTAAATGGAGGGATGTTTGGTATTGAAGGTGGAATTTTGACTACTTTTGTTAATCTACTTAGCTTTATATTTGTATGGTATTACTATAGAGATTCTAAGTATGATTTTGTTAGTGATAAAGTAAATGTGACCAATATCAAGAATTAG
- a CDS encoding CPBP family intramembrane glutamic endopeptidase: MNLKLIWINILNPVFIKNEIKRKKIQIIIFFFINFDLTYSLGLLLYYNKFIDPENFASFMMILPLSSVAIAKFYTEGLNNDMYEFYSLIILFFLIYSLLIVLKLLNLINNNEFIIINLILIFISSLSIIIYSSNKKNLYPVKNIKLGSLLIIYFMISVIVPTSFILILQGAQPNYSGIIKFIFTPITSLTTIYIFFSEEYAWRGFLQNIFFDKFGKKLGVIILGMCWSLWHLPLIFTLYTPEAPILGIILRSIHIVGISIFLGYLYIKTKNIWFCAIIHVLNNSAFLITNSKESTITYHDILIVSMVVLIFYVPFLFTKEYKNNLE; this comes from the coding sequence ATGAACTTAAAATTAATATGGATAAATATTCTAAACCCAGTATTTATTAAAAATGAAATAAAAAGAAAAAAAATACAAATTATTATCTTTTTCTTTATAAACTTTGATTTAACTTATTCATTAGGTTTACTGTTATATTATAATAAATTTATTGATCCAGAAAACTTTGCATCATTCATGATGATATTACCTCTATCTTCAGTTGCTATTGCAAAGTTTTATACTGAAGGATTAAATAATGATATGTATGAATTTTATTCACTAATCATATTATTTTTTCTTATTTATTCATTATTAATTGTTCTTAAGTTATTAAATCTAATAAATAATAATGAATTTATAATTATAAACCTAATATTAATTTTTATAAGTAGCTTATCAATTATAATATATTCATCAAATAAAAAAAATTTATATCCTGTAAAAAATATTAAACTAGGTTCTTTATTAATTATTTACTTTATGATTTCTGTAATTGTTCCAACATCATTTATACTAATACTACAAGGGGCTCAACCTAATTATAGTGGTATCATAAAATTTATATTTACTCCAATAACATCATTAACTACTATTTATATTTTTTTTAGTGAAGAATATGCCTGGAGAGGTTTTTTACAGAATATTTTTTTTGATAAATTTGGTAAAAAGTTAGGAGTTATAATATTAGGTATGTGTTGGAGCTTGTGGCACTTACCACTAATATTTACATTATATACACCTGAAGCGCCAATATTAGGAATAATATTACGTTCAATACATATAGTTGGAATTTCAATATTTTTAGGATATCTTTATATAAAAACTAAGAATATCTGGTTTTGTGCTATAATTCATGTTTTAAATAATAGTGCTTTTCTTATCACAAATTCTAAAGAATCAACTATCACTTACCATGATATACTAATAGTATCTATGGTTGTTTTAATTTTTTATGTTCCATTTCTATTTACAAAAGAATATAAAAATAACTTGGAGTAA
- a CDS encoding VOC family protein: MKFLNVLVVVEDIEKSKKFYYDVLGLKVICDFGENVVLEGNISLQEKKLWLEFINKSDSEVKFNGNDAELYFEEDNFDTFVERLSTMKDIDYVHLAIEHRWGQRAIRFYDLDGHIIEVGETMSSVCRHFLDSGLSIDEVAKRMDVTVEYIESVLE, from the coding sequence ATGAAGTTTTTAAATGTTTTAGTAGTAGTTGAAGATATTGAGAAATCAAAAAAGTTTTATTATGATGTTTTGGGGTTAAAGGTAATCTGTGATTTTGGAGAAAATGTTGTACTAGAAGGTAATATATCATTACAAGAAAAAAAGCTTTGGTTAGAATTTATTAATAAGAGTGACAGTGAAGTTAAGTTCAATGGAAATGATGCTGAGTTATATTTTGAGGAAGATAATTTTGATACTTTTGTTGAAAGATTGAGTACAATGAAAGATATAGATTATGTTCATCTAGCTATAGAGCATAGGTGGGGTCAAAGAGCAATTAGATTTTATGATTTAGATGGGCATATTATTGAGGTTGGAGAAACTATGTCATCTGTGTGTAGACATTTTTTAGATAGTGGTCTTTCAATAGATGAGGTAGCTAAAAGAATGGATGTAACTGTCGAATATATTGAATCAGTTTTAGAATAG
- a CDS encoding ABC transporter ATP-binding protein, producing MSILEIKNLNKIYGKSETEVKALSQINLKINSGEFVVIVGKSGSGKSTLLHIMAGLETPTNGDVIIDNINISSLDEKKRSALRKEKLGLIFQSYNLIPVLTVEENIKLPTINIKNKDEAYINELMELLGIKDRRMYLPNQLSGGQQQRVAIARALVNKPSIVFADEPTGNLDTKTESDVLSLLKESQKKYNQTIIMITHNIDITKYADRVIEIEDGFIRE from the coding sequence ATGAGTATTTTAGAGATAAAAAACCTAAATAAAATATATGGTAAATCGGAAACAGAGGTGAAAGCGTTAAGTCAAATAAATCTAAAAATAAATAGTGGAGAATTTGTTGTGATAGTAGGTAAAAGTGGAAGTGGGAAAAGTACTTTACTACACATAATGGCAGGACTTGAAACTCCAACAAATGGTGATGTGATTATTGATAATATAAATATATCATCTCTTGATGAAAAGAAAAGATCTGCATTACGTAAAGAAAAGTTGGGATTAATATTTCAATCATATAATTTGATTCCAGTTTTAACTGTTGAAGAAAATATAAAACTACCAACTATAAATATAAAAAATAAAGATGAAGCTTATATTAATGAATTGATGGAGTTACTAGGAATAAAAGATAGAAGAATGTATTTGCCAAATCAATTATCAGGTGGGCAACAACAAAGAGTAGCAATAGCAAGGGCTCTTGTAAATAAACCATCAATTGTATTTGCTGATGAACCTACTGGAAATTTAGATACAAAGACAGAGTCAGATGTATTAAGTTTATTAAAAGAATCTCAAAAAAAATATAATCAGACAATAATAATGATAACACATAATATAGATATAACAAAATATGCTGATAGAGTTATAGAAATAGAAGATGGATTTATAAGAGAGTAG
- a CDS encoding ABC transporter permease encodes MKLNYIVKKYIMGNKKNTLLIIVSIVISTALFLIMNIISEDATNLMINQAKNEFTLKHAQYINPKDEEIKYIENNTSIDKVGKSMLLGISDIGKGQTLQILSQDKVAEELNDIYTLEKGKLPVAENEIAIDSWYIKQKKIKNPIGKRITLDYRRQGIDQEDLYTGEKEFKITGILNSNPILKAQGTSIGLISNDCAIKNIPTKNKYDQIMFTFKKEKNIQRQSQKLIKNGNLNENNIYFNNELLIAISDSMNLKIPYIIVNIVLALATILLIYNIFYILVSNRIKDFGIFRALGFNPNDIFKIMILEVSIYSIISISIGLILGGIIASLSREYVIGVIYNVNYINSIKNQNYINTYIISILLSLGTIIISVSKPLMLSVKTDPMICIRRNNEKVDIKQNSFINKFMIKLFKDYGNIASKNIQRNKKRTNLSIASMVIIFFLMATIYTKSTSNFLSDGVLKYWIQGDYLLHNIDISTIRSNNKGYDKNVLQEIKAIDGVTKVNSYRHKWFNIKIDDKSINKNSDYWKKNKDNIEARSEVKDGIKVYNNSFEFLGIEDTDILEDFLINGKENIDKFSKQPYLYITKKSSDSLNIKKGDRIKVYFDIIDSKTNNFTKTISQEFIVCGIITTLPVTSQVGAEFGGVISTNQFNKFTGISSYERFDIWTSKLANDKYVESELNKITEKTNKGILIPYKAETAEYEKIDNQKTLIMVLVTGIIVILSLFNCCNTIVTSINSRSREFALFRGIGISKHEINKIVKLESYIYIIVSFCISIIPILIVRSIIIKPFESINLINWKFIGAIILIVFILVSIIMITTLKTLNKIQNENFMEEIKTL; translated from the coding sequence ATGAAACTTAATTATATTGTAAAAAAATATATAATGGGAAATAAGAAAAATACATTATTAATAATTGTAAGTATTGTAATTTCAACAGCGTTGTTTTTAATTATGAATATAATAAGTGAAGATGCGACAAACTTAATGATAAATCAAGCTAAAAATGAATTTACATTAAAACATGCACAATATATCAATCCAAAAGACGAAGAAATAAAATATATAGAAAATAACACAAGTATAGATAAAGTTGGAAAATCAATGCTTTTAGGAATTAGTGATATTGGTAAAGGTCAAACACTACAAATTCTATCTCAGGATAAAGTTGCTGAAGAACTAAATGATATTTACACACTAGAAAAAGGTAAATTACCAGTAGCTGAAAATGAAATCGCTATAGATTCATGGTATATTAAACAAAAAAAGATAAAAAACCCTATAGGAAAAAGGATAACATTAGATTATAGAAGACAAGGGATAGATCAAGAAGATTTATATACTGGGGAAAAAGAATTTAAAATAACTGGTATCTTAAATAGTAATCCTATTTTAAAAGCTCAAGGAACATCAATTGGCCTTATAAGTAACGATTGTGCTATCAAGAATATTCCTACTAAAAATAAATATGATCAAATTATGTTTACTTTTAAAAAGGAAAAAAATATACAGAGACAATCACAAAAACTTATTAAAAATGGAAATTTGAATGAGAATAACATTTATTTTAATAATGAATTATTAATAGCTATATCTGATAGTATGAATTTAAAAATACCTTATATAATAGTTAATATAGTACTAGCACTAGCAACTATATTATTAATTTATAATATTTTTTATATATTAGTATCAAATAGAATAAAGGATTTTGGGATATTTAGGGCTTTAGGGTTTAATCCAAATGATATTTTTAAAATAATGATTTTAGAAGTATCTATATACTCTATTATAAGTATTTCTATAGGTCTAATTTTAGGTGGGATAATAGCTAGTTTATCAAGGGAGTATGTTATAGGAGTAATATACAATGTCAACTATATAAATTCTATAAAAAACCAGAACTATATAAACACATACATAATTTCTATATTATTAAGTTTAGGAACTATAATAATATCAGTTTCAAAACCTCTTATGTTATCAGTTAAAACTGATCCAATGATTTGTATAAGAAGAAATAATGAAAAAGTGGATATAAAACAAAATTCCTTTATAAATAAATTTATGATAAAACTTTTCAAAGACTATGGTAACATAGCATCAAAAAATATACAAAGAAATAAGAAACGTACAAATTTATCTATAGCATCAATGGTAATTATATTTTTCTTAATGGCAACAATATACACAAAGTCTACTAGTAACTTTTTAAGTGATGGTGTATTAAAATATTGGATACAAGGAGATTATTTATTACATAATATTGATATAAGTACTATACGTTCAAATAATAAAGGTTATGATAAAAATGTACTACAAGAGATAAAGGCAATTGATGGTGTAACAAAAGTAAACTCATATAGGCATAAGTGGTTTAATATAAAAATTGATGATAAAAGTATAAATAAGAACTCTGATTATTGGAAAAAAAATAAAGATAATATTGAAGCTAGATCAGAAGTAAAAGATGGAATTAAGGTATATAATAATTCTTTTGAATTTTTAGGAATAGAAGATACAGATATACTAGAGGATTTCTTGATAAATGGAAAGGAAAATATAGATAAATTTAGTAAACAACCATATCTGTATATAACAAAGAAATCCAGTGATTCGCTTAATATAAAAAAAGGAGATAGAATAAAAGTATACTTTGATATTATAGATTCAAAAACAAATAATTTTACCAAAACAATATCTCAAGAATTTATAGTATGTGGAATTATAACTACATTACCAGTAACCTCACAAGTGGGAGCTGAATTTGGCGGAGTAATATCAACAAATCAATTTAATAAGTTTACAGGAATATCATCTTATGAAAGATTTGACATATGGACGAGTAAACTAGCCAATGATAAATATGTTGAAAGTGAGTTAAACAAAATAACAGAAAAAACAAATAAAGGAATTTTAATTCCATACAAAGCTGAAACAGCTGAATATGAAAAAATTGATAATCAAAAAACACTAATTATGGTATTAGTAACTGGAATTATAGTTATATTATCTTTATTTAACTGTTGCAATACTATAGTTACTAGTATTAATAGCAGAAGTAGGGAATTTGCACTATTTAGAGGAATAGGAATATCAAAACATGAAATAAATAAAATTGTTAAATTGGAAAGTTATATATATATTATAGTAAGCTTTTGTATATCTATAATACCTATTTTAATTGTAAGAAGTATAATAATAAAACCTTTTGAAAGTATCAATTTAATAAATTGGAAATTTATAGGGGCTATTATCCTAATAGTATTTATTTTAGTATCTATAATCATGATAACTACACTAAAAACATTGAATAAAATTCAAAATGAAAATTTTATGGAAGAAATAAAGACTTTATAG
- a CDS encoding response regulator transcription factor codes for MSSILLVEDDLSLIYGLEYSIQKNGFSVDVARTVEEALQIYKEKNYDLLLLDVSLPDGDGFDICKRVREASNVPIIFLTASDEEVNVVMGLDMGGDDYITKPFKLNELISRIKALLRRYNFTSENVTELKSNNITVKLLENRVFKNEIELELTTAEYKLLCLLMKNKNIVLTRKNILDKLWDGNGSFVDDNTLSVYVRRLRNKIEDNPENPKNLLTVRRMGYKWNVIK; via the coding sequence ATGAGTAGTATATTGTTGGTTGAAGATGATTTAAGTTTGATATATGGATTAGAATATTCTATACAAAAGAATGGATTTAGTGTTGATGTAGCAAGAACAGTAGAAGAAGCATTGCAAATTTATAAAGAAAAAAATTATGATTTACTGCTTTTGGATGTATCCTTACCTGATGGTGATGGTTTTGATATTTGTAAAAGGGTAAGAGAAGCTTCTAATGTACCAATCATATTTTTAACTGCTTCTGATGAAGAAGTAAATGTAGTGATGGGACTTGATATGGGTGGAGATGATTACATAACAAAACCTTTTAAATTAAATGAGTTAATTTCAAGAATAAAAGCTTTACTTAGACGTTATAATTTTACAAGTGAAAATGTAACTGAACTAAAATCAAATAATATTACTGTTAAATTACTTGAAAATCGTGTTTTTAAAAATGAAATTGAGCTTGAGCTTACTACAGCAGAATATAAATTATTATGCTTACTTATGAAAAATAAAAATATTGTACTTACAAGAAAAAATATATTGGATAAGTTATGGGATGGAAATGGTAGTTTTGTAGATGATAATACTCTGTCAGTATATGTAAGAAGGTTAAGAAATAAGATTGAAGATAATCCTGAAAATCCAAAAAATCTATTAACAGTTAGAAGAATGGGTTACAAATGGAATGTTATAAAGTGA